One Eubacterium sp. 1001713B170207_170306_E7 genomic window carries:
- a CDS encoding ABC transporter permease subunit, translating into MKNENRKMITAKSIIGLFFLVVIIMPLITMLTHLKDVNIVAVISSPQFSDALKHSVIVSLTATVLSVALAYLLAWCIARTNLCLKGSFSVLFTLPMLIPSISHGMGLIILLGENGILTNLFHLNFSIYGFWGIVIGSILYSFPVAFLMILDVLRYEDYVPYEAASVLGISRVRQFLSITVPYIRKPMISVVFATFTLVVTDYGVPLMIGGQYSTLPVMMYQDVIGLLDFGKGSLIGLFLLVPALLAFLFDFFNQDHSSQGFVTQAFEITKNKLRDGIACGVSILTTICIFLPIAAFGILTFVKKYPINMQFTFDNILKSLDMKAGTYFMNSLIIAISVSIIGVGIAYLTAYLTARSKGKSARLLHVISITSLAIPGLVLGLSYVLFFKGTILHGTIAILVLVNSIHFFASPYLLAYNSFGKLNENLEDVGTTLGISRARMLKDVFVPQMRDTLLEMFSYFFVNAMMTISAVSFLSTVKNMPVALLITQFEAQMLIECSAFVSLLILVANLIIKGTIYLLKQRNHKKELREELSYDINTK; encoded by the coding sequence ATGAAAAATGAAAACCGTAAGATGATTACTGCCAAATCAATTATAGGCTTGTTTTTCCTTGTTGTAATTATAATGCCGTTGATTACAATGCTCACACATTTAAAAGACGTAAATATTGTTGCAGTTATCAGTTCCCCACAGTTTTCAGATGCGCTGAAACATTCAGTCATTGTGTCATTGACAGCGACGGTATTATCTGTAGCGTTGGCATATTTGCTGGCTTGGTGTATTGCGCGGACGAATTTATGCCTAAAAGGATCTTTCAGTGTTCTATTCACATTACCTATGCTGATACCATCCATATCACATGGTATGGGATTGATTATTCTGTTAGGAGAAAACGGTATTTTAACGAATTTGTTCCATTTGAATTTTTCCATCTATGGTTTTTGGGGAATCGTCATTGGATCAATCCTGTATTCTTTTCCGGTTGCATTCCTTATGATTCTGGATGTTTTGCGTTATGAGGACTATGTTCCTTATGAAGCCGCCAGTGTACTCGGTATTTCAAGAGTACGTCAGTTTTTATCAATTACGGTTCCCTATATCCGTAAACCTATGATCTCTGTTGTTTTTGCTACATTTACGCTGGTCGTAACAGATTATGGGGTGCCGTTGATGATCGGAGGGCAATACAGCACTTTGCCGGTTATGATGTATCAGGATGTCATTGGCTTGTTGGATTTTGGCAAAGGAAGCCTGATTGGTCTTTTTTTACTTGTTCCAGCACTTTTGGCTTTTCTTTTTGATTTCTTCAATCAGGATCATAGTAGTCAAGGATTTGTTACACAGGCCTTTGAAATTACCAAAAATAAACTAAGAGATGGCATCGCTTGTGGCGTCAGTATTTTAACGACCATATGTATCTTTTTGCCGATTGCCGCTTTTGGCATACTAACCTTTGTCAAAAAATATCCGATTAATATGCAGTTCACCTTTGATAATATTCTAAAAAGTCTGGACATGAAAGCAGGAACCTACTTCATGAATTCACTGATTATTGCAATCAGTGTTTCCATTATCGGGGTAGGAATTGCCTATCTAACTGCCTATTTAACCGCACGTTCTAAGGGGAAAAGTGCTCGATTGCTTCATGTGATATCCATCACGTCGCTGGCAATTCCAGGGTTAGTTTTAGGGCTGTCATATGTATTGTTTTTCAAAGGAACGATTCTACATGGTACAATTGCAATACTAGTTTTAGTCAATAGCATTCACTTTTTTGCATCTCCTTATCTTCTCGCTTACAATTCTTTTGGGAAATTAAATGAAAATCTGGAAGATGTTGGGACGACCCTTGGAATTTCACGTGCTCGTATGCTCAAAGATGTGTTTGTTCCTCAAATGAGAGACACCCTTTTAGAAATGTTTTCTTATTTTTTTGTTAACGCAATGATGACGATCTCAGCGGTTTCCTTTTTAAGTACTGTCAAAAATATGCCGGTAGCCCTGTTAATTACCCAATTTGAAGCCCAGATGCTTATCGAATGTTCGGCCTTTGTTTCCCTTTTAATTTTAGTCGCAAATCTAATCATCAAAGGCACTATTTATCTTTTAAAGCAAAGAAATCATAAAAAGGAATTAAGAGAGGAACTGTCTTATGACATTAACACAAAATGA
- a CDS encoding ABC transporter ATP-binding protein: MEKNKLEIKGLTQAFNHKTIIDSMDFEVHEGEFLSLLGPSGCGKTTILRILIGLLKPTEGTILKNGKDIVDLPPSQRGMGIVFQNYALFQNMTVLGNVEYALKLNKEKKRNAHEIALKVIEQVGLSEYLNKKPHKLSGGQQQRVAIARTLALNPEIILFDEPMSALDVDNRIALRKEIKKIQKMYHSTMIYITHDQEEAFAMSDRIIVMNEGKIHQCDSPENIVKHPADAYVQSFVIDNLKAKVESLKILLENEYEK; the protein is encoded by the coding sequence ATGGAAAAGAATAAACTTGAGATTAAAGGCCTGACACAGGCCTTTAATCATAAAACAATTATTGATTCGATGGATTTTGAAGTTCATGAAGGCGAATTTTTATCGCTTTTGGGGCCTTCGGGCTGCGGAAAAACAACGATTCTACGGATACTGATTGGACTTTTAAAGCCAACCGAGGGGACTATTTTAAAGAATGGTAAGGATATTGTCGATTTGCCACCGTCGCAGAGAGGGATGGGGATTGTTTTTCAAAATTATGCTTTGTTTCAAAACATGACAGTTCTTGGAAATGTAGAATACGCTTTGAAGTTGAACAAAGAAAAAAAGCGAAATGCCCATGAAATAGCGCTGAAGGTTATTGAACAAGTTGGTTTAAGTGAGTATTTAAATAAAAAACCACATAAGTTATCGGGTGGTCAACAGCAACGTGTAGCCATTGCAAGAACTTTGGCTTTGAATCCCGAAATTATACTTTTTGATGAACCAATGTCCGCTTTAGATGTGGACAACCGAATTGCATTGCGGAAAGAAATAAAAAAAATTCAGAAAATGTATCATTCTACCATGATATATATTACCCACGATCAAGAAGAAGCTTTTGCCATGTCCGATCGGATCATTGTTATGAATGAGGGGAAAATACACCAATGCGACTCACCAGAGAATATCGTCAAACATCCCGCGGATGCTTACGTTCAATCCTTTGTGATCGATAATCTGAAAGCAAAAGTCGAATCTCTTAAAATTTTACTGGAGAACGAATATGAAAAATGA
- a CDS encoding extracellular solute-binding protein: MKKKIALIMCVLLCFLSLTACSSQSAGNDNKVVIYSSSEDYRNEYLVKRLKEQFPDYDITLQYQSTGNNAAKLKAEGKDTECDIVLGLETGYLESLKDNLADLSDYDTSMYLDNMVDPDHRYLVWERFSGGIIVNTKVLSEKGLPEPTSYRDLLKPEYKGLISMPNPKSSGTGYIFLLNLINTMGEEQAFQYFDALSQNILQFTSSGSGPVNALVQGEAAIGLGMTFQAVKEINNDVPLKILYFAEGAPYTTGGYAMIEGKQSKQAVKDVFDYINSTLIYEDKNQFLPEQIFKEPVNTMANYPSPIPYADMKGINDNSEKDRLLTEWKY, from the coding sequence ATGAAAAAGAAAATTGCATTAATTATGTGCGTCCTGCTCTGCTTTCTGTCATTAACTGCATGCAGTTCACAATCTGCCGGTAATGATAACAAAGTTGTTATCTATTCCAGCTCTGAAGATTATCGGAATGAGTATCTTGTAAAGCGGTTAAAAGAACAGTTTCCAGATTATGACATCACCCTTCAGTATCAGTCTACTGGTAATAATGCCGCTAAATTAAAAGCAGAAGGAAAAGACACAGAGTGTGATATTGTGCTCGGTTTAGAAACTGGCTATTTGGAATCACTAAAAGATAATCTAGCAGATTTATCCGATTATGATACCAGCATGTATTTAGACAATATGGTAGATCCAGATCATCGCTATCTGGTCTGGGAGCGTTTTAGCGGGGGCATCATCGTAAATACAAAGGTTCTATCCGAAAAAGGTTTACCAGAGCCGACCAGCTATCGGGATTTGTTAAAACCAGAATATAAAGGATTGATTTCTATGCCGAATCCTAAATCTTCAGGAACAGGTTATATTTTTCTTTTAAATCTGATCAATACTATGGGGGAAGAACAGGCTTTTCAATACTTTGATGCATTATCCCAGAATATCCTTCAGTTTACCTCATCAGGTTCTGGACCCGTTAACGCGCTCGTTCAGGGAGAAGCAGCCATCGGACTGGGGATGACCTTTCAGGCAGTTAAAGAAATAAACAATGATGTACCACTAAAAATTCTTTATTTTGCAGAAGGCGCGCCGTATACGACTGGTGGCTATGCTATGATTGAAGGAAAACAAAGCAAACAAGCGGTAAAAGATGTTTTTGACTATATCAATTCGACATTGATTTATGAGGATAAAAACCAGTTTTTACCGGAACAGATTTTCAAAGAACCGGTCAATACTATGGCCAATTACCCGTCACCGATTCCTTACGCGGACATGAAAGGAATCAACGACAACAGTGAAAAGGATCGTTTACTGACAGAATGGAAATACTAA
- a CDS encoding sugar phosphate nucleotidyltransferase, translating into MTLTQNEFNLLIYLDHTKETKTQRDIASDLKMGLGTVNKTLKELHEKRLLEKERVSERGYQALEPYRVKKAIFIAAGFGSRLIPITLNTPKPLVRVNGIRMIDTLLDAVVAAEIEDITIVRGYLGEQFDQLLYKYPTIKFVENPVFNEANNISSAMCVRYQLRNAYVFEADLVLRNPDLVTKYQYQSNYLGVPVERTDDWCFETKNGIITKLKIGGEHCHHMFGISYWNARDGAKMAEHIRKTYEMPGGKERYWDQVALEYFIKEYHIAVRECTFDDVAEIDTYHDLKSLDQIYI; encoded by the coding sequence ATGACATTAACACAAAATGAATTTAATTTATTGATTTATTTAGATCATACCAAAGAGACAAAGACACAACGTGATATTGCTTCAGACCTGAAAATGGGTCTGGGAACCGTTAATAAAACCCTGAAAGAACTTCATGAAAAAAGATTGTTAGAAAAAGAAAGGGTAAGTGAAAGAGGATATCAGGCACTAGAACCTTACCGTGTTAAAAAGGCTATTTTTATTGCGGCTGGGTTTGGCTCAAGGCTGATTCCAATTACGTTAAACACCCCAAAACCATTGGTTCGTGTGAACGGGATACGGATGATCGATACACTTTTAGATGCAGTGGTTGCAGCCGAAATTGAGGATATCACCATTGTCCGCGGCTATCTGGGAGAGCAGTTTGATCAACTCCTTTATAAATATCCGACGATCAAATTCGTTGAAAATCCAGTTTTTAATGAAGCCAACAATATTTCATCGGCCATGTGTGTCCGCTATCAACTTCGAAATGCCTATGTATTTGAAGCAGACCTGGTACTGCGCAATCCGGATCTGGTGACCAAATACCAATATCAAAGTAACTACTTAGGAGTACCGGTCGAACGAACCGATGATTGGTGTTTTGAAACAAAGAATGGAATCATTACAAAACTGAAGATTGGCGGTGAACATTGCCATCATATGTTTGGAATATCCTATTGGAATGCCAGAGATGGCGCGAAAATGGCTGAACATATCAGGAAAACTTACGAAATGCCGGGTGGTAAAGAACGGTACTGGGACCAGGTAGCACTAGAATATTTTATTAAGGAATATCATATCGCAGTACGGGAATGTACG